The following are encoded in a window of Haloarcula halophila genomic DNA:
- a CDS encoding ABC transporter substrate-binding protein yields the protein MSEDRSYSVTMSPVGTVEFERPPETATVYDATWADILVGLGHGDAVLSLGHPEGYYAGYYDQLDGVSFDTGGLAPLYNDGLDKEQFYELDADVHHLDPVNIGYSGWSGWSMTDVEEIEENIGPFVANRLSRAHAEPPAEYGGDYEYYSLWELTEKLGQVYREAERAAELQAIRDGLVTEITADLPSRSDRPSVGLLVFSPDEETFSPYKINAPGYGKAQYRPFGVEDAFADSDKTYAENYEGSYDIEGLLEVDPDVIVHNWDIEPSDRTRAMRAFFADNPVARELTAVQNDRVYVGGTPTQGPVMNIFQIEMTAKQLFPERFGEWNGVGEHSPSERLFDRQRLADSINGDS from the coding sequence ATGTCGGAAGACCGGAGCTATTCGGTGACGATGTCGCCCGTCGGGACGGTCGAGTTCGAGCGCCCGCCGGAGACGGCGACGGTGTACGACGCGACGTGGGCCGACATCCTCGTGGGCCTCGGCCACGGTGACGCCGTCCTCTCGCTCGGGCATCCGGAGGGATATTACGCCGGCTACTACGACCAGCTCGACGGCGTCTCCTTCGACACGGGCGGACTTGCGCCGCTCTACAACGACGGGCTCGACAAGGAGCAGTTCTACGAACTCGATGCGGACGTCCACCACCTCGATCCCGTCAACATCGGGTACAGTGGCTGGTCGGGATGGTCGATGACGGACGTCGAAGAGATCGAAGAGAACATCGGCCCGTTCGTTGCGAACCGGTTGAGTCGCGCCCACGCCGAGCCGCCGGCGGAGTACGGCGGTGACTACGAGTACTACTCGCTCTGGGAGCTCACCGAGAAGCTCGGACAGGTCTACCGCGAAGCCGAGCGGGCGGCCGAATTGCAGGCGATCCGCGACGGTCTGGTCACCGAGATCACGGCCGACCTTCCGTCCCGGTCCGACCGCCCATCAGTCGGCCTTCTCGTGTTCTCCCCCGACGAGGAGACGTTCTCGCCGTACAAGATCAACGCACCGGGCTACGGGAAGGCCCAGTACCGGCCGTTCGGCGTCGAGGACGCCTTCGCCGACAGCGACAAGACGTACGCGGAGAACTACGAGGGGAGCTACGACATCGAAGGCCTCCTCGAAGTCGACCCCGACGTGATCGTTCACAACTGGGACATCGAGCCGTCGGACCGGACCCGCGCGATGCGGGCGTTCTTCGCCGACAACCCCGTCGCCCGGGAACTCACTGCCGTCCAGAACGACCGCGTCTACGTCGGCGGCACGCCCACGCAGGGGCCGGTCATGAACATCTTCCAGATCGAGATGACCGCAAAGCAGCTGTTCCCCGAACGGTTCGGCGAGTGGAACGGCGTCGGCGAACACAGCCCATCGGAACGGCTGTTCGACCGCCAGCGGCTCGCTGACAGTATCAACGGCGACAGCTGA
- a CDS encoding NAD-dependent epimerase/dehydratase family protein has translation MTQTPTGRQVLVTGGGGFIGSHIADALLPDNEVRILDDFSSGSRERCPDGATVVEGDIRDRDTVETAMDGVDLVFHEAAVVSVAQSVEDPETSHATNVDATLSILEAARRADARVVFASSAAIYGAPESIPIAEDDRKEPSSPYGLEKLSGDHYCRLYHDLYGLETVPLRYFNVYGPGQTGGDYAGVINVFTDQARDGGPLTVDGDGEQYRDFVHIDDIVQANVLAATTDAVGRAYNVGTGQRTTIRELAEAIRDRIDPDADIVHTDPRPGDIRESRPDISRAREQLGYEPTLSLGEGLDDLLG, from the coding sequence ATGACACAGACGCCAACCGGCCGGCAGGTACTCGTCACCGGCGGCGGCGGCTTCATCGGGAGTCACATCGCCGACGCACTGCTCCCGGACAACGAGGTCCGCATCCTGGACGACTTCTCCTCGGGGTCGCGCGAGCGGTGTCCGGACGGTGCGACGGTCGTCGAAGGCGACATCCGTGACCGGGACACCGTCGAGACGGCCATGGACGGCGTCGATCTGGTCTTCCACGAGGCGGCCGTCGTCAGCGTCGCCCAGTCCGTCGAGGACCCGGAGACGAGCCACGCGACGAACGTCGACGCGACGCTCTCGATCCTGGAGGCGGCCCGTCGTGCGGACGCCCGGGTCGTCTTCGCCTCCAGCGCGGCGATCTACGGCGCACCAGAGTCGATCCCCATCGCCGAGGACGACCGGAAAGAGCCAAGTTCTCCCTACGGATTGGAGAAGCTCAGCGGCGACCACTACTGTCGGCTCTACCACGACCTCTACGGCCTGGAGACGGTCCCGCTGCGGTACTTCAACGTCTACGGTCCCGGACAGACCGGCGGCGACTACGCCGGGGTCATCAACGTCTTCACCGACCAGGCACGGGACGGCGGCCCGCTGACTGTCGACGGCGACGGGGAGCAGTACCGCGACTTCGTCCACATCGACGATATCGTCCAGGCGAACGTGCTCGCGGCGACCACCGACGCCGTCGGCCGTGCCTACAACGTCGGGACCGGTCAGCGGACGACGATCCGCGAACTCGCCGAGGCGATCCGGGACCGGATCGATCCCGACGCCGACATCGTCCACACCGATCCCCGACCGGGCGACATCCGCGAAAGCCGGCCGGACATCTCGCGGGCCCGCGAACAGTTGGGGTACGAACCGACGCTGTCGCTGGGTGAGGGCCTGGACGATCTGCTCGGCTAA
- a CDS encoding class I SAM-dependent methyltransferase: MTVSDGPDHPLFAAIYDPVTAVAERTLLRPHRQYLARDLGETVLDLGAGTGAMFPFLAGSGSAIHAVEPDGHMRRQAAERARSLGLAVALRSAGAADLPYADDTFDTVIASMVFCTIGDPEGALDEVARVLEPGGEFRFLEHVADDGWRERVQRAVAPLWRRLAGGCHLTRRTAALFAAHPAFDVLELERRTLGVTPIRPFVRGRLRKRA; the protein is encoded by the coding sequence GTGACGGTGTCCGACGGTCCCGACCATCCGCTGTTCGCAGCGATCTACGACCCCGTGACTGCCGTCGCCGAGCGGACACTGCTCCGCCCCCATCGCCAGTACCTCGCTCGTGACCTCGGGGAGACGGTGCTGGACCTGGGGGCCGGTACCGGCGCGATGTTCCCGTTTCTGGCCGGCAGTGGGTCGGCCATCCACGCTGTCGAACCCGACGGGCACATGCGACGGCAGGCCGCCGAGCGAGCGCGATCGCTTGGGCTGGCGGTTGCGCTCCGGTCGGCGGGCGCGGCCGACCTCCCGTACGCCGACGACACGTTCGACACGGTGATCGCGTCGATGGTGTTCTGTACGATCGGCGACCCCGAGGGGGCGCTCGACGAGGTCGCACGCGTCCTCGAACCCGGCGGCGAGTTCCGCTTTCTCGAACACGTCGCCGACGACGGCTGGCGCGAACGCGTCCAGCGAGCGGTTGCGCCGCTGTGGCGCCGACTCGCCGGTGGCTGTCACCTCACCCGGCGGACGGCGGCACTCTTTGCGGCCCACCCCGCCTTCGACGTACTCGAACTCGAACGGCGCACCCTCGGTGTGACACCGATCCGCCCGTTCGTCCGGGGACGCCTCCGCAAACGGGCGTGA
- a CDS encoding NUDIX hydrolase — translation MTERHLYATVSIRGVLRTADEDVLLLRRATDGGWELPGGRLNVSDDDVPDGLHREIVEETGLDATIHDPVHATSWRNEADEGRFAVYYHCRVTDRTVSLSDEHTASDWFTVADAIERLSDPQATATERAADCTTEG, via the coding sequence ATGACTGAGCGCCATCTGTACGCGACCGTGAGCATCCGCGGGGTGCTTCGGACAGCCGACGAGGACGTGTTGCTCCTCCGGCGGGCGACCGACGGCGGCTGGGAGCTCCCGGGCGGACGACTCAACGTCAGCGACGACGACGTGCCGGATGGGCTCCACCGCGAGATCGTCGAGGAGACCGGCCTGGATGCGACCATCCACGATCCGGTTCACGCGACCTCCTGGCGAAACGAGGCCGATGAAGGCCGATTCGCCGTCTACTACCACTGTCGCGTCACGGACCGGACGGTCTCACTCAGCGACGAGCACACGGCCTCCGACTGGTTCACGGTCGCAGACGCGATCGAGCGGCTCAGCGACCCACAGGCGACCGCAACCGAACGCGCCGCCGACTGCACGACAGAGGGGTGA
- the glmM gene encoding phosphoglucosamine mutase, producing the protein MFGTSGVRGPVGETITAAVALDIGRAVGTDADRVVVGRDARDSGRMLRDAVVAGLQETGTDVVDAGMAATPTVARGIEPQDADAGIVVTASHNPPADNGLKLWTPSGQAFSTAQQDEIEARIEAGDYDLAGWDRQGTCREWPDASAVHRRALVDAGRRDADEAGVSLDGLSVVVDLGNGMGGVAADALYELGADVETLNAQPDGRFPGRPSEPTAETCETLARTVEATGADLGIAHDGDADRMMAVADGGEFVPGDLLLAMFGREEAGDGESVAAPVDTSLAVDDALAEVGADVVRTRVGDVYVAERTRDEGVAFGGEPSGAWIFPAETYCPDGPLAGVKLAVLAAAEPLSARIDRIERYPIRRATVETERKEAVMDAVETEIRAAYDDVTDLDGLRVGTDDGWFLVRPSGTQALVRLTAESRDPERADELLAVARSLLDDAMA; encoded by the coding sequence ATGTTCGGAACGAGCGGCGTCCGTGGGCCCGTCGGGGAGACGATTACGGCAGCAGTGGCACTTGACATCGGCCGGGCGGTGGGAACCGACGCCGACCGCGTCGTCGTCGGCCGCGATGCTCGCGATTCGGGGCGGATGCTCCGTGACGCCGTCGTCGCCGGCCTCCAGGAGACCGGGACGGACGTCGTCGACGCCGGGATGGCAGCGACGCCGACGGTCGCCCGGGGGATCGAGCCACAGGACGCCGACGCGGGTATCGTGGTGACGGCGTCGCACAACCCCCCTGCGGACAACGGCCTGAAACTGTGGACGCCCTCCGGCCAGGCGTTCTCGACGGCGCAGCAGGACGAGATCGAAGCCCGGATCGAGGCCGGCGACTACGACCTCGCCGGCTGGGACCGACAGGGGACCTGCCGGGAGTGGCCGGACGCGAGCGCGGTCCACCGGCGTGCGCTCGTCGACGCGGGCCGGCGTGACGCCGACGAGGCCGGGGTTTCCCTCGACGGACTCTCGGTCGTCGTCGACCTCGGGAACGGGATGGGCGGTGTCGCAGCCGACGCCCTGTACGAACTCGGTGCCGACGTCGAGACGCTCAACGCCCAGCCCGACGGCCGGTTCCCGGGACGGCCCAGCGAGCCGACCGCCGAGACCTGCGAGACGCTCGCGAGGACCGTCGAGGCGACCGGCGCCGACCTCGGGATCGCCCACGACGGGGACGCCGACCGGATGATGGCCGTCGCCGACGGTGGGGAGTTCGTCCCCGGCGATCTGCTGTTGGCGATGTTCGGCCGCGAGGAGGCGGGAGACGGCGAGTCCGTCGCCGCACCCGTCGATACGAGCCTCGCGGTCGACGACGCGCTGGCCGAAGTCGGCGCCGACGTGGTCCGGACCCGGGTCGGCGACGTCTACGTCGCGGAACGGACCCGCGACGAGGGAGTCGCCTTCGGCGGGGAGCCCTCGGGGGCCTGGATCTTCCCCGCGGAGACGTACTGTCCCGACGGCCCCCTGGCCGGGGTGAAACTCGCCGTGTTGGCGGCGGCCGAGCCGCTCTCTGCACGGATCGACCGCATCGAGCGGTACCCGATCCGCCGGGCGACCGTCGAGACCGAGCGGAAGGAGGCGGTGATGGACGCCGTCGAGACAGAGATCAGGGCGGCGTACGACGACGTGACCGACCTCGACGGGCTTCGCGTCGGTACCGACGACGGCTGGTTCCTCGTTCGCCCCTCGGGCACCCAGGCACTCGTCCGGCTGACCGCCGAGTCCCGCGACCCCGAGCGTGCCGACGAGCTGCTGGCCGTGGCACGCTCGCTGCTGGACGACGCCATGGCGTGA
- a CDS encoding cupin domain-containing protein translates to MELDLLAAADLDPEPGAVVDTELAVTDDVLVKAFALGPGAAIDPHEHAGATNVFHVVDGTVTVTRDGDEATITAPGVVLNERGQLHGARNETDTVAVLTASLCPLP, encoded by the coding sequence ATGGAACTCGATCTCCTGGCAGCGGCCGACCTCGACCCGGAGCCCGGTGCGGTCGTCGACACGGAACTGGCGGTGACCGACGACGTCCTCGTGAAGGCGTTCGCGCTCGGGCCGGGGGCGGCGATCGATCCGCACGAACACGCCGGCGCGACGAACGTCTTCCACGTCGTCGACGGCACGGTCACGGTCACGCGCGACGGCGACGAAGCGACGATCACGGCACCCGGTGTCGTACTGAACGAGCGGGGCCAACTCCACGGCGCGCGCAACGAGACCGACACCGTGGCGGTCCTGACCGCGAGTCTCTGTCCGCTGCCGTAG
- a CDS encoding HpcH/HpaI aldolase family protein has protein sequence MGPSPATNGLRQRLEDGGVALGILDNTYSPTLVEFYGDLGVDYVWIDLEHGGPDPWDATSVENLLRAAERSGVELLVRLPDTDPTLVRKALDVGVRSLFLPRVETATEVEAAVRSARFRYDGDPGDRGLAAPRARRWGLAEDYVEQEDTETLVGTTVETAAAVENIDAILDVSDLGFVFIGPLDLSVSLGHPGELDHPEVVDAVETVRAAAVEAGVPVGGLGFGMDDVNEKAANGYQLLNLGSTTGALQRTLTGWLDSYDGT, from the coding sequence ATGGGACCGTCACCAGCGACGAACGGACTCCGGCAGCGACTCGAAGACGGCGGCGTCGCGCTCGGAATCCTCGACAACACGTACAGTCCGACGCTCGTGGAGTTCTACGGCGACCTGGGCGTCGACTACGTCTGGATCGATCTGGAACACGGCGGGCCGGACCCCTGGGACGCCACGAGCGTCGAGAACCTCCTGCGGGCCGCCGAGCGAAGCGGCGTGGAGTTGCTCGTCCGGCTTCCCGACACCGATCCGACGCTGGTCCGGAAGGCCCTGGACGTCGGCGTCAGGAGCCTCTTTCTCCCGCGCGTCGAGACAGCCACGGAGGTCGAGGCCGCTGTCCGGTCGGCGCGGTTCCGCTACGACGGTGACCCGGGCGACCGCGGGCTGGCAGCACCCCGAGCCAGACGCTGGGGGCTGGCAGAGGACTACGTCGAACAGGAGGACACCGAGACCCTCGTCGGAACCACGGTCGAGACGGCCGCCGCGGTCGAGAACATCGACGCTATCCTCGACGTCTCGGACCTGGGGTTCGTGTTCATCGGCCCGCTCGATCTGTCGGTCTCGCTCGGCCATCCCGGCGAACTGGACCACCCCGAAGTGGTGGACGCCGTCGAGACAGTCCGTGCGGCGGCCGTCGAAGCGGGCGTCCCGGTCGGTGGCCTGGGCTTCGGGATGGACGACGTCAACGAGAAGGCGGCCAACGGCTACCAGCTGCTGAACCTCGGATCGACGACGGGCGCGCTCCAGCGGACACTGACAGGATGGCTAGATTCCTACGACGGAACGTAG
- a CDS encoding C-terminal binding protein: MPRVVASDDPMIDVALLRAELDTEVVAADTTDEAAFRAAATGADAVVVDVNTPVTAAVLDELDQLSIVARAGVGIDNIDVPAAARNGVTVTNVPTYCTDEVATHTVTLLLDCIRDVAAYDRDVRAGNWDWNRGRAIHRLAGRTLGLVSYGPIARRTRQQLSGFDLDVIAYDPYVDADEMAEDDVEKVTLDELYERADYVSLHAPLTDETEGMADADAFTAMQDHAILVNTGRGGLVDERALADALTGGEIAAAGIDVLRQEPPAEDNPLVGLDNCLVTPHAGWYSVEAREELNATVAENLRASFAGETPPNRIDPETDWL; the protein is encoded by the coding sequence ATGCCACGAGTGGTCGCCAGTGACGATCCGATGATCGACGTAGCGTTGCTCCGCGCCGAACTCGACACCGAGGTCGTCGCCGCGGACACGACCGACGAAGCGGCGTTCCGTGCCGCCGCGACCGGTGCCGATGCCGTCGTCGTCGATGTGAACACGCCGGTGACTGCGGCGGTTCTCGACGAGTTGGACCAGCTCAGTATCGTCGCCCGCGCGGGCGTCGGCATCGACAACATCGACGTACCGGCGGCGGCCCGCAACGGGGTCACCGTGACGAACGTCCCGACCTACTGTACCGACGAAGTCGCCACCCACACCGTGACGCTCCTGCTCGACTGTATCCGTGACGTCGCTGCCTACGACCGGGATGTCCGGGCCGGTAACTGGGACTGGAATCGCGGTCGGGCAATCCACCGTCTGGCCGGCCGGACGCTCGGGCTCGTCTCCTACGGACCGATCGCCCGGCGGACCCGGCAACAGCTCAGCGGGTTCGATCTCGACGTGATCGCCTACGATCCCTACGTCGACGCCGACGAGATGGCCGAGGACGACGTCGAGAAGGTCACCCTCGACGAACTGTACGAGCGGGCCGATTACGTCTCCCTGCACGCGCCCCTGACCGACGAGACCGAGGGAATGGCGGACGCCGATGCCTTCACGGCCATGCAGGACCACGCGATCCTCGTCAACACCGGCCGTGGCGGGCTGGTCGACGAACGGGCCTTGGCCGACGCGCTGACCGGCGGCGAGATCGCGGCCGCGGGGATCGACGTGCTCCGGCAGGAACCGCCGGCCGAGGACAACCCGCTCGTCGGCCTCGACAACTGTCTCGTGACGCCCCACGCGGGCTGGTACTCCGTCGAAGCCCGCGAGGAGCTGAACGCGACCGTCGCCGAGAACCTCCGGGCGTCCTTCGCCGGCGAGACGCCGCCGAACCGCATCGATCCCGAGACCGACTGGCTCTGA
- a CDS encoding iron transporter has product MDRRSFLRAGSTVTVAAVAGCLGGLETQSTRAPPLVEDRPDAVYYPTHLEGMEMVGTTETGDYAFGLMYSYPHRFWNINGSSGSMTPIDSDDDVHLMSVVWDPQTGMVLPDTGLTVEIYQDDSLVSQETIYPMLSQPMGFHYGANFGLDGDGDYRVVLSVGAMSTRRTGSFVDRFGEPTTAEIPFSYSQSTRDELTYRTLDNAGEPGAVEPMEMEMLPDSFAPTEDELPGTVRGTAMSNDARLLVTTLDAPPAGVDAEGSYVAVSARTRYNRMVIPAMGLSGTLTSDGETVYDGRFRRTLDPDLGYHYGAVVDDVASGDDLALTVTAQPQTARHEGYEMAFGGLLGEMPDVSLTLS; this is encoded by the coding sequence ATGGACCGCCGTTCGTTCCTCCGTGCCGGCAGCACTGTGACGGTCGCCGCCGTCGCCGGCTGTCTCGGTGGACTCGAAACACAGAGCACTCGCGCGCCCCCGCTGGTCGAGGACCGCCCAGACGCCGTCTACTACCCGACCCACCTCGAAGGGATGGAGATGGTCGGGACCACGGAGACCGGCGACTACGCCTTCGGGTTGATGTACAGCTATCCCCACCGTTTCTGGAACATCAACGGGAGTTCCGGATCGATGACCCCGATCGACTCCGACGACGACGTCCACCTGATGTCGGTGGTCTGGGACCCCCAGACGGGAATGGTGCTGCCCGATACCGGGCTGACCGTCGAGATCTACCAGGACGACTCGCTGGTCTCCCAGGAGACGATCTACCCGATGCTCTCCCAGCCGATGGGGTTTCACTACGGCGCGAACTTCGGCCTGGACGGGGACGGCGACTACCGGGTCGTCCTCAGCGTCGGCGCGATGTCGACACGGCGGACCGGGAGCTTCGTCGACCGGTTCGGCGAGCCGACGACCGCCGAAATCCCCTTTTCCTACAGCCAGTCCACTCGGGACGAACTCACGTACCGGACACTCGACAACGCGGGTGAACCCGGCGCCGTCGAACCGATGGAGATGGAGATGTTGCCCGATTCGTTCGCCCCGACCGAAGACGAACTGCCCGGGACGGTACGGGGGACGGCGATGAGCAACGACGCTCGACTGCTCGTGACGACGCTCGACGCGCCGCCGGCCGGGGTCGACGCCGAGGGCAGCTACGTCGCCGTCTCGGCACGGACCCGCTACAACCGGATGGTGATTCCGGCGATGGGACTGTCGGGGACGCTGACCAGCGACGGCGAGACGGTGTACGACGGACGGTTCCGGCGGACGCTCGATCCGGACCTGGGCTATCATTACGGTGCCGTCGTCGACGACGTCGCGTCGGGAGACGACCTCGCGCTGACGGTGACCGCACAGCCACAGACTGCCCGCCACGAGGGGTACGAGATGGCCTTCGGCGGCCTGCTGGGCGAGATGCCCGACGTGTCCCTGACGCTCTCGTGA
- a CDS encoding 50S ribosomal protein L15e, which yields MARSAYSYIRDAWKNPGDGKLAELQWQRQQDWRNEGAVERIERPTRLDKARSQGYKAKQGVVVARVSVRKGGARKQRFTAGRRSKRQGVTRITRRKDIQRVAEERAARVYPNLRVLNSYSVGQDGRQKWHEIILVDPEHPAIENDDDLSWICDDDHTDRVFRGLTGAGKRNRGLGEKGKGTEKTRPSLRANRGKGK from the coding sequence ATGGCACGAAGTGCATACTCCTACATTCGAGACGCCTGGAAGAACCCGGGCGACGGAAAGCTCGCGGAACTACAGTGGCAGCGACAACAGGACTGGCGCAACGAGGGCGCAGTCGAGCGCATCGAGCGCCCGACCCGCCTCGACAAGGCCCGTTCGCAGGGCTACAAGGCGAAACAGGGCGTCGTCGTCGCCCGCGTCTCCGTCCGCAAGGGCGGGGCCCGCAAACAGCGGTTCACGGCCGGGCGCCGCAGCAAGCGCCAGGGCGTGACCCGCATCACCCGCCGGAAGGACATCCAGCGCGTCGCCGAGGAGCGCGCCGCACGGGTCTACCCGAACCTTCGGGTGCTCAACAGCTACTCCGTCGGTCAGGACGGCCGACAGAAGTGGCACGAGATCATCCTCGTCGACCCGGAACATCCGGCCATCGAGAACGACGACGATCTCTCGTGGATCTGTGACGACGACCACACGGACCGCGTCTTCCGTGGCCTGACCGGCGCCGGCAAGCGAAACCGCGGCCTCGGCGAGAAGGGCAAGGGCACCGAGAAGACCCGGCCGTCCCTGCGCGCGAACCGCGGTAAGGGCAAGTAA
- a CDS encoding ammonium transporter yields the protein MVDLGTLASGVNTIWILTVSFLIFFMQPGFAMLEAGQVRAKNVANVLMKNLMDWGMGVLVYFLVGLGIAGLAGGLTSPGSYDLASAFSYIGDPTQWVDWLFSAVFAMTAATIVSGAVAERIKFKAYVIYSIALTAIIYPVIQGFAWGGGLLSADGFLGMALGVGYQDFAGATVVHMLGGLAGLVGAWMVGPRRGRFDGTGTSRPIPGHSLTFTVLGTFILAFGWYGFNVGTQATVLAAENGQLAFNAAVLGRVALNTTLGMGAGAVAAALTTAYTKGKPDPLFTANGLLAGLVAVTGAVPHVTWYGGLVLGILAGIQTPLVYHFVVNRLKIDDVCGVFAVHGSAGALGTWLIPVFAVSGFSAMQLVAQTVGIVTIAVWTVVSTWIVFTLADVTVGLRVDREAESTGLDRIEHGYTAYPEFVDRSSDGQSSPEPAGDNPPADD from the coding sequence ATGGTCGACCTGGGGACGCTCGCCAGCGGAGTCAACACGATCTGGATACTGACCGTCTCGTTTCTCATCTTCTTCATGCAGCCCGGGTTCGCGATGCTAGAGGCCGGGCAAGTCCGGGCAAAGAACGTCGCGAACGTCCTCATGAAGAACCTGATGGACTGGGGGATGGGCGTGCTCGTGTACTTCCTGGTCGGCCTCGGGATCGCGGGGCTGGCGGGCGGGCTCACGTCACCGGGTAGCTACGACCTGGCAAGCGCGTTCTCGTATATCGGCGATCCGACCCAGTGGGTCGACTGGCTGTTCAGCGCCGTCTTCGCCATGACGGCCGCGACCATCGTCAGCGGTGCGGTCGCCGAACGGATCAAGTTCAAGGCGTACGTGATCTACTCGATCGCGCTCACCGCGATCATCTATCCAGTCATCCAGGGGTTCGCGTGGGGCGGCGGACTGCTCTCCGCGGACGGGTTTCTCGGCATGGCGCTGGGCGTCGGCTACCAGGACTTCGCCGGTGCGACCGTCGTCCACATGCTGGGCGGCCTGGCAGGTCTGGTCGGTGCCTGGATGGTCGGGCCACGCCGCGGCCGGTTCGACGGGACGGGCACGAGCCGACCGATCCCCGGCCACTCGCTGACGTTTACCGTGCTGGGAACCTTCATCCTCGCATTCGGCTGGTACGGCTTCAACGTCGGGACCCAGGCGACGGTCCTGGCAGCCGAGAACGGGCAATTGGCGTTCAACGCTGCCGTGCTCGGCCGTGTCGCACTCAACACGACGCTGGGAATGGGCGCGGGTGCGGTCGCTGCGGCGCTGACCACCGCCTACACGAAGGGCAAACCCGACCCGCTGTTCACTGCGAACGGGCTGCTCGCCGGGCTGGTCGCCGTTACCGGTGCCGTCCCACACGTCACGTGGTACGGTGGGCTCGTCCTGGGTATCCTCGCGGGCATCCAGACCCCGCTGGTCTACCACTTCGTCGTCAACCGGCTGAAGATCGACGACGTCTGTGGCGTCTTTGCTGTCCACGGGAGCGCCGGCGCGCTGGGGACGTGGTTGATCCCGGTGTTCGCCGTCAGCGGGTTCTCCGCGATGCAACTGGTCGCACAGACGGTGGGGATCGTCACCATCGCGGTGTGGACCGTCGTCAGCACGTGGATAGTTTTCACGCTCGCGGACGTGACCGTCGGCCTCCGTGTCGACAGGGAAGCAGAGTCGACCGGCCTCGACCGGATCGAACACGGCTACACCGCCTATCCCGAGTTCGTCGATAGGAGTAGCGACGGACAGTCGTCCCCCGAACCAGCGGGCGACAACCCCCCTGCCGACGATTGA
- a CDS encoding Brp/Blh family beta-carotene 15,15'-dioxygenase — MVPSWVIVVLVVPFLAGVSVPLSLQYLPLIVSAVLLGLPHGAVDHLAVARARGREPTYRAIARVVALYGVVGGAYAVAWFLAPALAFVVFILVTWFHWGQGDLYALVALAGVDHLESVPQRLATVAVRGGLPMLVPLLSFPEWYRRVATDLVGLFAPTAVTALQWAFRPQVRAALAIGYGVLVVAVLVVGYARADSVRPWLLDAGETVGLIAYFALVPPVVAIGFYFCLWHSLRHVVRLLAVDDTAVTAIEAGDVRTAFLQFARDAAPLTLVSLALLGGLSLVVPNRPETVPEAVALYLVFIAVVTLPHVVVVTVMDREQSVWS, encoded by the coding sequence ATGGTTCCTTCCTGGGTGATCGTTGTCCTCGTTGTCCCGTTTCTCGCCGGCGTGTCTGTCCCGCTCTCGCTCCAGTATCTCCCACTGATCGTCAGCGCGGTTCTCCTGGGACTACCCCACGGTGCCGTCGACCATCTGGCGGTAGCGCGCGCACGCGGCCGAGAACCGACTTACCGGGCGATCGCCCGTGTGGTCGCCCTCTACGGCGTGGTGGGTGGTGCCTACGCAGTCGCGTGGTTTCTCGCGCCTGCGCTCGCGTTCGTCGTGTTCATCCTCGTCACGTGGTTCCATTGGGGTCAGGGCGATCTCTACGCGTTGGTGGCGCTGGCCGGTGTCGACCACTTGGAGTCGGTTCCACAGCGACTCGCTACCGTCGCCGTCCGGGGTGGACTCCCGATGTTGGTCCCGCTGCTTTCGTTCCCGGAGTGGTACCGTCGCGTCGCGACCGATCTGGTTGGCCTGTTCGCACCGACAGCGGTGACGGCGCTCCAGTGGGCGTTCCGGCCGCAGGTCAGAGCAGCTCTCGCGATCGGCTACGGCGTCCTCGTCGTCGCCGTCTTGGTTGTCGGCTACGCCCGGGCGGACAGCGTCCGGCCGTGGCTGCTCGACGCCGGTGAGACGGTGGGACTGATCGCGTACTTCGCGCTCGTCCCGCCGGTGGTAGCCATCGGGTTCTACTTCTGTCTGTGGCACTCGCTGCGCCACGTCGTACGGTTGCTTGCCGTCGACGACACCGCAGTTACAGCCATCGAGGCCGGTGACGTTCGGACCGCGTTCCTGCAGTTCGCCCGGGATGCGGCACCGCTGACGCTCGTCTCGCTCGCACTACTGGGCGGGCTCTCTCTGGTCGTTCCGAACCGACCGGAGACGGTTCCCGAAGCCGTCGCCCTGTACCTGGTGTTCATCGCCGTCGTCACGCTCCCCCACGTTGTGGTGGTGACGGTGATGGATCGGGAGCAGAGCGTCTGGTCGTAG